In Methanotorris formicicus Mc-S-70, a single genomic region encodes these proteins:
- the dph5 gene encoding diphthine synthase, whose translation MLILAGLGLYDEKDMPLKTLEFAKKVDKIYAEFYTAILTGTTIEKIEETLGRKIEVLSREKVEYETEKLIEEAKEKDIMFLTAGDPMVATTHVDLVVEAKKKGIEVVIINAPSIYSVVGITGLQLYKFGKTTSIVFPEPNYFPETPYDVIKENLKMGYHTLCLLDIHADKNKFMTANEGLKILLELEKRRKENIISENTKVVVVARVGSLKPKLVYGKIKDLIDYDFGEPLHCIIIPGKLHFMEEEALKYLCENV comes from the coding sequence ATGCTCATTTTGGCAGGATTAGGATTGTATGATGAAAAAGATATGCCGTTAAAAACCTTAGAATTTGCTAAAAAAGTAGATAAAATCTATGCAGAATTCTATACAGCAATTTTGACAGGAACAACCATTGAAAAAATAGAGGAAACACTTGGAAGAAAAATCGAAGTTTTAAGTAGAGAAAAGGTTGAATACGAAACAGAAAAATTGATTGAGGAGGCAAAAGAAAAAGACATAATGTTTTTAACGGCGGGAGACCCAATGGTTGCAACAACACACGTTGATTTGGTAGTTGAAGCAAAAAAGAAAGGTATTGAAGTTGTTATTATAAATGCCCCATCCATCTACTCAGTAGTTGGGATAACAGGCTTGCAATTGTATAAATTTGGTAAAACAACCTCAATTGTCTTCCCAGAACCAAATTATTTCCCAGAGACGCCTTATGATGTTATAAAGGAAAATTTAAAGATGGGGTACCATACATTATGCCTCTTAGATATCCATGCAGATAAAAATAAATTCATGACTGCAAATGAGGGGTTAAAAATCCTCTTAGAATTGGAAAAAAGAAGAAAGGAAAATATTATAAGCGAGAATACAAAGGTCGTTGTTGTCGCAAGGGTGGGAAGTTTAAAGCCAAAGTTGGTTTATGGCAAAATAAAGGATTTGATTGATTATGACTTTGGGGAACCATTGCACTGCATAATCATTCCTGGAAAACTGCATTTTATGGAAGAAGAGGCATTAAAATATCTGTGTGAGAATGTATGA